From Delphinus delphis chromosome X, mDelDel1.2, whole genome shotgun sequence, a single genomic window includes:
- the TCEAL4 gene encoding transcription elongation factor A protein-like 4, producing MEKLCSENEGKPENQGKMENKGQPPDAGKPGAACTVEDKEKLENKGRIDLKGKTEDEEVLKDKEKPDSEAKPKEGKPVSEGKPKEGKPESEGKPVSEEKPKEEKPASEPRAAGKRPAGDDVPRKAKRKTNKGLAQCLKEYKEAIHDMHLSNEEMIREFDEMARVEDEVKKTRQKLGGFMWMQKSLQDPFHPRGPRELRGGCRAPQRGFEDIPFV from the coding sequence ATGGAAAAACTCTGCAGTGAAAATGAAGGAAAGCCTGAGAACCAAGGCAAGATGGAAAACAAAGGACAGCCACCGGATGCGGGAAAGCCGGGAGCAGCTTGTACTGTGGAAGACAAGGAAAAGTTAGAAAACAAGGGAAGGATAGATCTCAAGGGAAAGACAGAAGATGAGGAAGTACTAAAGGATAAAGAAAAGCCAGACAGTGAGGCAAAGCCAAAAGAAGGAAAGCCAGTGAGTGAGGGAAaaccaaaagaaggaaaaccagagAGTGAGGGAAAGCCAGTGAGCGAGGaaaagccaaaagaagaaaagccagCCAGCGAACCAAGGGCTGCAGGAAAGCGCCCAGCTGGGGATGATGTACCCAGGAAGgccaaaagaaaaaccaacaagGGGCTGGCTCAGTGTCTCAAGGAATACAAGGAGGCCATACACGATATGCATTTGAGCAATGAAGAGATGATAAGAGAATTTGACGAGATGGCCAGGGTGGAGGATGAGGTGAAGAAAACCAGACAGAAATTGGGGGGGTTTATGTGGATGCAAAAAAGTTTACAGGACCCCTTCCACCCGAGGGGCCCAAGGGAACTCAGGGGTGGCTGCAGGGCCCCACAAAGGGGCTTTGAAGACATTCCTTTTGTGTAG